A single window of Jaculus jaculus isolate mJacJac1 chromosome 14, mJacJac1.mat.Y.cur, whole genome shotgun sequence DNA harbors:
- the LOC101596593 gene encoding galactoside 2-alpha-L-fucosyltransferase Sec1-like isoform X1, giving the protein MEERRQEAIRGFKASCPPLSTFYFLFVVFMVSVIFHCHQRLALVPSPWASSARVVLAPKHLPQEGMFTINAIGRLGNQMGEYATLFALARMNGRPAFIPASMHSTLAPIFRISLPVLHSSMASRIPWKNYHLNDWMEERYSHIPGRYVRLTGYPCSWTFYHHLRPEILREFSLHDHVREEAQAFLRGLRINGSKPVTFVGVHVRRGDYVHVMPNVWKGVVADRGYLEKALDWFRARYSSPVFVVTSNDMSWCRKSIKPSHGDVVFAGSGQQGSPAKDFALLTQCNHTIMTVGTFGIWAAYLAGGDTIYLANFTRPNSPFHMIFKPQATFLPEWVGIAANLG; this is encoded by the coding sequence CTATCAGGGGATTCAAGGCCTCTTGCCCACCTCTCTCTACCTTCTACTTCCTTTTTGTGGTCTTCATGGTGTctgtcatcttccactgccaCCAGCGCCTGGCCCTGGTGCCCAGTCCCTGGGCTTCCTCAGCTCGTGTGGTCCTGGCCCCCAAACACCTGCCACAAGAGGGTATGTTCACTATCAATGCCATCGGCCGCCTGGGGAACCAGATGGGAGAGTATGCCACACTGTTTGCCCTGGCCAGGATGAACGGGCGGCCAGCCTTCATCCCCGCGTCCATGCACAGCACACTGGCACCCATCTTCAGGATCAGCCTCCCTGTGCTACACAGCTCCATGGCTAGCAGGATCCCATGGAAGAACTACCACCTCAATGACTGGATGGAGGAGCGCTACAGCCACATTCCAGGGCGCTATGTGCGTCTCACAGGGTACCCATGCTCCTGGACCTTCTACCACCACCTGCGCCCCGAGATCCTACGTGAGTTCAGCCTACATGACCACGTGCGGGAGGAGGCCCAGGCCTTCCTGAGAGGTCTGCGGATAAACGGGAGCAAGCCGGTCACTTTTGTGGGTGTCCATGTACGCAGGGGGGACTATGTACATGTCATGCCCAATGTGTGGAAAGGCGTGGTGGCCGATCGGGGCTACCTGGAGAAGGCTCTGGACTGGTTCCGGGCACGCTACTCCTCACCAGTCTTTGTGGTCACTAGCAATGATATGTCCTGGTGCCGGAAGAGCATCAAACCCTCCCACGGGGATGTGGTATTTGCTGGCAGTGGGCAGCAAGGCTCACCTGCGAAAGACTTTGCACTGCTCACACAGTGTAACCACACCATCATGACTGTGGGCACCTTTGGGATCTGGGCTGCCTACCTTGCAGGTGGAGACACCATCTACCTAGCCAATTTCACCCGGCCCAACTCCCCCTTCCATATGATCTTTAAGCCACAAGCAACCTTCCTGCCTGAGTGGGTGGGCATTGCCGCTAACCTAGGGTAG
- the LOC101596593 gene encoding galactoside alpha-(1,2)-fucosyltransferase 2-like isoform X2 encodes MVSVIFHCHQRLALVPSPWASSARVVLAPKHLPQEGMFTINAIGRLGNQMGEYATLFALARMNGRPAFIPASMHSTLAPIFRISLPVLHSSMASRIPWKNYHLNDWMEERYSHIPGRYVRLTGYPCSWTFYHHLRPEILREFSLHDHVREEAQAFLRGLRINGSKPVTFVGVHVRRGDYVHVMPNVWKGVVADRGYLEKALDWFRARYSSPVFVVTSNDMSWCRKSIKPSHGDVVFAGSGQQGSPAKDFALLTQCNHTIMTVGTFGIWAAYLAGGDTIYLANFTRPNSPFHMIFKPQATFLPEWVGIAANLG; translated from the coding sequence ATGGTGTctgtcatcttccactgccaCCAGCGCCTGGCCCTGGTGCCCAGTCCCTGGGCTTCCTCAGCTCGTGTGGTCCTGGCCCCCAAACACCTGCCACAAGAGGGTATGTTCACTATCAATGCCATCGGCCGCCTGGGGAACCAGATGGGAGAGTATGCCACACTGTTTGCCCTGGCCAGGATGAACGGGCGGCCAGCCTTCATCCCCGCGTCCATGCACAGCACACTGGCACCCATCTTCAGGATCAGCCTCCCTGTGCTACACAGCTCCATGGCTAGCAGGATCCCATGGAAGAACTACCACCTCAATGACTGGATGGAGGAGCGCTACAGCCACATTCCAGGGCGCTATGTGCGTCTCACAGGGTACCCATGCTCCTGGACCTTCTACCACCACCTGCGCCCCGAGATCCTACGTGAGTTCAGCCTACATGACCACGTGCGGGAGGAGGCCCAGGCCTTCCTGAGAGGTCTGCGGATAAACGGGAGCAAGCCGGTCACTTTTGTGGGTGTCCATGTACGCAGGGGGGACTATGTACATGTCATGCCCAATGTGTGGAAAGGCGTGGTGGCCGATCGGGGCTACCTGGAGAAGGCTCTGGACTGGTTCCGGGCACGCTACTCCTCACCAGTCTTTGTGGTCACTAGCAATGATATGTCCTGGTGCCGGAAGAGCATCAAACCCTCCCACGGGGATGTGGTATTTGCTGGCAGTGGGCAGCAAGGCTCACCTGCGAAAGACTTTGCACTGCTCACACAGTGTAACCACACCATCATGACTGTGGGCACCTTTGGGATCTGGGCTGCCTACCTTGCAGGTGGAGACACCATCTACCTAGCCAATTTCACCCGGCCCAACTCCCCCTTCCATATGATCTTTAAGCCACAAGCAACCTTCCTGCCTGAGTGGGTGGGCATTGCCGCTAACCTAGGGTAG